The following are encoded together in the Candidatus Methylomirabilota bacterium genome:
- the dnaE gene encoding DNA polymerase III subunit alpha, protein MFIELHAQSAFTFLEGAEQPDVFVAEAARRGMPALALVDRDGLYGAARFHQAAVRAGVKPLVGSELTLDDGSRLPLLVEDREGYRNLCRLITRTKLGAPKGKAVATLDDLTGHVDGLVCLTGGARGPLARRLAAGGPEEARAWLDRLVGIFGRSNCFVEVQRHFDRDQERVLEALVTLARRARVALVAANQPLYARPGGRAVADVFTCIREKVDLDRAGTRLGPNAERELRDGPTMTRVFRDLPDAVHQSGELALRLGFTLKDLGYRFPDFPLPPGETAPAHLRRLVDAGVRQRYGRGRLAARARRQVDHELDIIGRLDLAGYFLIVWDIIEYCRTHDILVQGRGSAANSAVCYALGITAVDPVGMDLLFERFLSEARGEWPDIDMDLPSVERREAVIQYVYRRYGRLGAGMTANVITYRGRSAAREVAKALGLPAEFQDRLARLAPNWGYQDPNDLLTRHLAEAGCDPRHPRIRAFAALWTRLQDLPRHLGQHSGGMVIAAGRLDDVVPLEPATMPGRVVIQWDKDDCAALGIIKIDLLGLRMMSVLQEAIAIVRETGADIDLGHLPPDDRTVYAMLQRADTIGVFQVESRAQMATLPRISPERFYDLVVQVAIIRPGPIVGDMVHPYIRRRRGREPVSYPHPSLEPILERTLGVPLFQEQLLRMAMVAAGFTGTEAEELRRAFGFKRSERRMAEVEQKLRAGMATRGITGVAADQIAHAITAFALYGFPECVAGGTRVMDADTGRWITIEDVANGKVRLASTLACAPGLRLSRRRVLEARSSGPRMVYRLRTAQGREIMATAEHPLLTATGWRPLATLGIGEHIAAARTLPSVGGTGRPRHQRIGSLGWDRIVAIAPVGVRATYDLEIEGDHNFLANDLVVHNSHASSFALLAYASAYLKAHHPAAFYAALLNNQPMGFYHAATIIKDAQRHGLTIHPIDITRSDWLCAIETETDDRDSDRAGKPAPGEIAAGHGRGDFQPKGATPPSGLPRPGARALFKIRLGLRYVKGLRESAGRAIARARGERPFASLADLARRAGLERDELTALAATGALDALNGTRRAALWQAARPVLPGLLQAAEPSTEPSPLPEMSVAERLDADYAGTGVTLGPHPLALLRSTLARQGIVRAGDLARVAHGRVVRVAGSVIVRQRPGTAKGFVFLSLEDETGIANVIVTPQLFERHRLVLVAAPYLLVDGILQTQDGVVSVRARRVRPLQGPGGAVPSHDFG, encoded by the coding sequence ATGTTCATCGAACTGCACGCGCAGTCCGCGTTCACGTTTCTCGAGGGTGCCGAGCAGCCGGATGTCTTCGTGGCCGAGGCGGCGCGCCGGGGGATGCCGGCGCTGGCGCTGGTGGATCGCGACGGGCTCTACGGCGCCGCGCGGTTCCACCAGGCCGCGGTGCGAGCGGGCGTGAAGCCGCTGGTGGGAAGCGAGCTCACCCTCGACGACGGCTCGCGGCTGCCCCTGCTCGTGGAGGATCGGGAGGGCTACCGCAACCTTTGCCGACTCATCACCCGGACGAAGCTCGGCGCTCCCAAGGGCAAGGCCGTGGCCACGCTGGACGACCTGACCGGCCACGTCGACGGGCTGGTCTGTCTCACCGGTGGCGCACGGGGCCCACTGGCGCGCCGTCTGGCCGCGGGTGGCCCGGAGGAGGCGCGGGCCTGGCTCGACCGGCTCGTGGGGATCTTCGGACGCTCCAACTGCTTCGTGGAGGTGCAGCGTCACTTCGATCGGGACCAGGAGCGCGTGCTGGAGGCGCTGGTCACGCTGGCCCGGCGCGCGCGGGTGGCCCTCGTCGCCGCCAACCAGCCGCTCTACGCGCGGCCGGGCGGTCGGGCGGTCGCTGACGTGTTCACCTGTATTCGCGAGAAGGTCGATCTCGACCGCGCCGGCACGCGCCTGGGCCCCAATGCCGAGCGGGAGCTGCGTGATGGGCCCACGATGACCCGGGTGTTCAGGGATCTGCCCGACGCGGTCCACCAGAGCGGCGAGCTGGCCCTGCGCCTGGGCTTCACGCTGAAGGACCTCGGCTACCGGTTCCCCGACTTTCCGCTGCCGCCCGGTGAGACCGCCCCGGCGCACTTGCGCCGGCTCGTGGACGCCGGCGTCCGGCAGCGCTACGGCCGCGGTCGGCTGGCCGCGCGGGCCCGCCGGCAGGTCGATCACGAGCTCGACATCATCGGCCGGCTCGACCTCGCCGGCTACTTCCTGATCGTCTGGGACATCATCGAGTACTGCCGCACCCACGACATCCTGGTGCAGGGGCGGGGCTCGGCGGCCAACAGCGCCGTGTGCTACGCGCTCGGCATCACCGCCGTCGATCCCGTCGGCATGGACCTCCTGTTCGAGCGCTTCCTCTCGGAGGCGCGCGGCGAGTGGCCCGACATCGACATGGATCTGCCCAGTGTCGAGCGCCGGGAGGCGGTGATCCAGTACGTGTACCGCCGCTACGGCCGGCTGGGCGCCGGCATGACCGCCAACGTGATCACCTATCGGGGCCGCAGCGCGGCCCGGGAGGTGGCCAAGGCCCTGGGGCTGCCGGCCGAGTTCCAGGATCGCCTGGCCCGGCTGGCCCCCAACTGGGGCTATCAGGACCCCAACGATCTGCTCACCCGGCACCTGGCCGAAGCGGGGTGCGACCCGCGCCATCCGCGGATCCGCGCCTTCGCCGCGCTGTGGACACGGCTGCAAGATCTGCCCCGTCACCTCGGCCAGCATTCGGGCGGGATGGTCATCGCCGCCGGCCGGCTCGACGACGTGGTGCCCCTCGAGCCGGCCACCATGCCGGGGCGCGTCGTGATCCAGTGGGACAAGGATGACTGCGCGGCGCTGGGCATCATCAAGATCGATCTGCTCGGCCTGCGGATGATGTCCGTGCTCCAGGAGGCGATCGCGATCGTGCGGGAAACCGGCGCCGACATCGATCTGGGGCACCTGCCGCCGGACGATCGCACCGTTTACGCGATGCTGCAGCGGGCCGACACGATCGGCGTCTTTCAGGTGGAGAGCCGGGCCCAGATGGCCACGCTTCCCCGCATCAGCCCCGAGCGGTTCTACGACCTCGTCGTCCAGGTCGCCATCATCCGTCCCGGCCCCATCGTGGGCGACATGGTGCATCCCTACATCCGCCGGCGGCGCGGACGCGAGCCCGTCAGTTATCCGCACCCGAGCCTGGAGCCCATCCTCGAGCGCACGCTGGGCGTGCCCCTCTTCCAGGAGCAATTGCTCCGGATGGCCATGGTGGCCGCCGGCTTCACCGGCACCGAAGCCGAGGAGCTCCGCCGGGCCTTCGGCTTCAAGCGCAGCGAGCGGCGGATGGCCGAGGTGGAGCAGAAGCTCCGGGCGGGAATGGCCACCCGGGGCATCACCGGCGTCGCTGCCGACCAGATCGCGCACGCCATCACGGCGTTCGCGCTGTACGGCTTCCCCGAATGTGTCGCGGGCGGGACACGCGTGATGGACGCCGACACCGGGCGGTGGATCACGATCGAGGATGTCGCGAACGGCAAAGTCCGGCTGGCCAGCACGCTCGCCTGTGCCCCGGGCCTGCGTCTGAGCCGTCGGCGCGTGCTCGAGGCCAGGTCGAGCGGGCCCCGGATGGTCTACCGGCTCCGTACCGCGCAGGGCCGAGAGATCATGGCCACGGCCGAGCATCCTTTGCTCACCGCGACCGGATGGCGCCCGCTGGCCACCCTCGGCATCGGCGAGCATATCGCCGCCGCGCGGACATTACCGTCGGTCGGAGGTACAGGCCGGCCGCGCCATCAGCGGATCGGGTCGCTCGGCTGGGATCGGATCGTCGCCATCGCGCCGGTCGGCGTCCGAGCCACCTATGATCTCGAGATCGAGGGCGACCACAACTTTCTCGCCAACGACCTCGTGGTCCACAACTCGCACGCGTCCAGCTTCGCCCTGCTGGCCTACGCTAGCGCCTATCTCAAGGCTCACCATCCGGCCGCATTCTACGCCGCGCTGCTCAACAACCAGCCGATGGGCTTCTATCACGCCGCCACGATCATCAAAGACGCCCAGCGTCACGGCCTGACGATCCACCCGATCGACATCACCCGCTCCGACTGGTTGTGTGCGATCGAGACCGAGACCGATGATCGGGACTCTGATCGGGCAGGAAAACCAGCGCCGGGTGAGATTGCGGCGGGGCACGGGCGTGGCGACTTTCAACCGAAGGGGGCTACGCCCCCCTCGGGACTCCCCCGGCCGGGTGCCCGTGCCCTGTTCAAAATCAGACTAGGCCTCCGCTACGTGAAGGGATTGCGCGAGAGCGCCGGGCGGGCCATCGCCCGGGCGCGCGGCGAGCGCCCATTCGCTTCACTCGCCGACCTCGCCCGGCGGGCCGGTCTCGAGCGCGACGAGCTGACCGCGCTGGCCGCCACGGGGGCGCTCGACGCCCTGAACGGCACGCGGCGGGCGGCGCTCTGGCAGGCCGCCCGCCCGGTGCTTCCGGGGCTGCTGCAAGCCGCCGAGCCGTCCACCGAGCCGAGCCCGCTCCCGGAGATGAGCGTGGCCGAGCGTCTGGACGCTGATTACGCGGGCACCGGCGTGACCCTCGGGCCCCATCCCCTGGCCCTGCTGCGCTCGACGCTGGCGCGCCAGGGAATCGTCCGGGCCGGCGACCTGGCCCGGGTCGCCCATGGACGTGTTGTGCGGGTGGCCGGCAGCGTGATCGTGCGGCAACGCCCGGGCACCGCCAAGGGATTCGTCTTTCTTTCCCTGGAGGACGAGACGGGCATCGCCAACGTGATCGTGACCCCGCAACTGTTCGAGCGACACCGCCTCGTGCTCGTCGCCGCGCCCTACCTTCTCGTGGACGGGATCCTCCAGACCCAGGACGGCGTCGTTTCCGTCCGCGCGCGGCGGGTCCGGCCCCTGCAGGGACCCGGCGGCGCCGTGCCGTCGCACGACTTCGGCTGA
- a CDS encoding BON domain-containing protein: MGRAFKTLAVVAVILSLLSGCRAMTGKTTGQTIDDASITASVKSKLVADKAANLTRVDVDTNNGTVYLNGTVETPEQKTRAEQLAWQAGGVKAVVNNLQVQRK, encoded by the coding sequence ATGGGACGTGCGTTCAAGACTCTCGCAGTGGTCGCCGTCATCCTGTCGCTGCTCAGCGGATGCCGCGCCATGACCGGGAAGACGACGGGTCAGACCATAGACGACGCCAGCATCACGGCGTCGGTGAAGTCCAAGCTGGTCGCGGACAAGGCCGCGAATCTCACCCGCGTCGACGTTGACACCAACAACGGCACTGTTTACCTTAACGGTACTGTCGAGACGCCGGAGCAGAAGACCCGGGCCGAACAGCTCGCGTGGCAGGCGGGCGGCGTCAAGGCCGTCGTCAACAACCTGCAGGTCCAACGCAAATAA
- a CDS encoding M48 family metallopeptidase, which translates to MRIPRLSAVALAACLTAACAGATSAPQPAPSPRPQSSTTSRPLDQAQAQRLQRVMVPLIRAMDNKRSLDQVRVGIVDNGQINAANAGGGEFYVTTGLLQKANEEQLQAILAHEVAHDDLGHVAKAQVLGTGLNIGVMILDQLFPGSAAITPIAGQLIARGYSRNEEYAADRHGVELLRRIGKPKEQMIETLTWLQETAGASGEGGFFATHPATGDRIEALRQIN; encoded by the coding sequence ATGAGGATCCCCCGCCTGAGCGCGGTTGCCCTGGCGGCGTGCCTGACCGCGGCATGCGCGGGAGCAACCAGCGCCCCCCAGCCGGCGCCCAGCCCCCGGCCCCAGAGCTCGACCACGAGCCGGCCCCTCGATCAGGCCCAGGCCCAACGGCTGCAGCGTGTGATGGTGCCGCTCATCCGCGCCATGGACAACAAGCGGTCCCTCGACCAGGTCCGAGTGGGCATCGTTGACAATGGCCAGATCAACGCCGCGAACGCGGGCGGGGGTGAGTTCTACGTGACGACCGGTCTGCTGCAGAAGGCCAACGAGGAGCAGCTTCAGGCCATCCTGGCCCACGAGGTGGCCCATGACGACCTGGGTCACGTGGCCAAGGCCCAGGTCCTGGGCACCGGCCTCAACATCGGCGTCATGATCCTCGACCAGCTCTTTCCGGGCAGCGCCGCCATCACGCCGATCGCCGGCCAGCTCATCGCCCGCGGATACAGCCGGAACGAGGAGTACGCCGCCGATCGCCACGGGGTAGAGCTCCTGCGGCGGATCGGCAAGCCCAAGGAGCAGATGATCGAGACCCTGACCTGGCTCCAGGAGACTGCAGGCGCCAGCGGCGAGGGCGGGTTCTTCGCGACTCACCCGGCCACGGGCGACCGGATCGAGGCGTTGCGGCAGATCAACTGA
- the serA gene encoding phosphoglycerate dehydrogenase, which translates to MHVLVVDAVASEGLAYLKEQGCTVEQLHRPPVETLHARLAEADALVTRSGTAVTPALLAHAPRLRIVGRAGVGVDNIDVEACSRRGIVVVNAPYGNVVSAAEHTVAMVLACLRRVPEAHAGLKARTWDRSIYGRELYRKTVGIVGLGKVGSRVAARLRAFETDLLVYDPYIGEARAREVGARLVDLDTLVRAADIVTVHVPLTEETEHMIAAGELSRMKRGVWIVNCARGGVIHEGDLLAALESGQVAGAAIDVWSEEPPRSEELRRLIGHPRVVVTPHLGANSAEAQVNVAVDVARQIVAFRDGELVEHAVNIPVGSPAALAELRPFIGLAERLGRFCVQLDPEHLARVEVTVAGQLAQADTELVARAVLAGLLAPVMATPVNLVNAHLVARERGVEVKLSREAETHGYNSLLTVTTHTSEGRKIIAGTVFDGQPRIVRLRDLYIEFTPEGYILVLSYEDRPGMVGRIGTTLGSLGVNIASMHVGRKTKRGRAIVVLILDEDLTPGQVTEVARAIEADFARFIRLS; encoded by the coding sequence ATGCATGTGCTGGTCGTCGATGCGGTGGCTTCGGAGGGGTTGGCGTACCTGAAGGAGCAGGGGTGCACAGTCGAGCAGCTCCATCGCCCGCCGGTCGAAACGTTACACGCCCGTCTGGCCGAGGCCGACGCGCTGGTCACCCGGTCGGGGACCGCCGTCACGCCCGCGCTCCTCGCGCACGCGCCGCGCCTGAGAATCGTCGGCCGGGCGGGCGTCGGCGTCGACAACATCGACGTGGAGGCCTGCTCCCGGCGGGGGATCGTGGTCGTCAACGCCCCCTACGGGAACGTGGTCTCCGCGGCCGAGCACACCGTCGCCATGGTGCTGGCCTGTCTGCGTCGTGTCCCCGAGGCCCACGCGGGCCTCAAGGCGCGTACCTGGGACCGGTCCATCTACGGCCGCGAGCTGTACCGCAAGACCGTGGGGATCGTGGGTCTGGGGAAGGTGGGCTCGCGGGTGGCCGCGCGCCTGCGCGCCTTCGAAACGGACCTGCTGGTCTATGACCCCTACATCGGCGAGGCCCGCGCCCGCGAGGTGGGGGCGCGGCTGGTGGACCTCGACACCCTGGTGCGTGCGGCCGACATCGTCACCGTCCACGTGCCCCTGACCGAAGAGACGGAGCACATGATCGCGGCCGGCGAGCTGTCCCGGATGAAGCGGGGGGTGTGGATCGTCAACTGCGCGCGGGGTGGGGTGATCCACGAGGGGGACCTGCTGGCCGCCCTGGAGTCCGGCCAGGTGGCCGGCGCCGCCATCGACGTCTGGAGCGAGGAGCCGCCCCGGTCCGAAGAGCTGCGCCGCCTCATCGGGCACCCGCGCGTCGTCGTGACGCCGCACCTGGGCGCGAACTCGGCCGAGGCCCAGGTCAACGTGGCGGTCGACGTCGCCCGCCAGATCGTTGCCTTCCGGGACGGCGAGCTGGTCGAGCACGCCGTCAACATCCCGGTCGGTTCACCCGCGGCCCTGGCCGAGCTGCGCCCGTTCATCGGGCTGGCCGAGCGCCTGGGGCGCTTCTGCGTGCAGCTGGATCCCGAGCACCTGGCCCGGGTGGAGGTGACGGTGGCCGGGCAGTTGGCCCAGGCCGACACCGAGCTGGTGGCCCGGGCCGTGCTGGCGGGCTTGCTGGCTCCCGTGATGGCGACGCCGGTGAACCTGGTCAACGCCCATCTGGTGGCGCGCGAACGGGGCGTCGAGGTGAAGCTGAGCCGGGAAGCGGAGACCCACGGCTACAACAGCCTGCTGACCGTCACCACGCACACGTCGGAAGGACGCAAGATCATCGCGGGAACGGTGTTCGACGGCCAGCCCCGCATCGTCCGCCTCCGCGACCTCTATATCGAGTTCACGCCGGAGGGCTACATCCTCGTGCTGTCCTACGAGGACCGCCCCGGCATGGTGGGCCGCATCGGTACGACGCTGGGCAGCCTGGGGGTCAACATCGCGTCCATGCACGTGGGGCGGAAGACGAAGCGGGGGCGCGCCATCGTCGTGCTCATCCTCGACGAGGACCTGACCCCGGGCCAGGTGACCGAGGTGGCCCGGGCCATTGAGGCCGACTTCGCCCGGTTTATCCGTCTGAGCTGA
- a CDS encoding ATP-binding protein, with the protein MGSLPDDLDRLLHDLRGPLNALTMHLEVLKRLSRGDAGALQSLEAIHQEASRLATLLPAAFSVMALELRPPARLDLGGLVRRVVDAGHPGRVSVVEGTWPTVLGDELLLASAVSHLIRNALAATEAAGPGRRPPEVSFRPVGEGRVALVVRDWGVGLRTTNPRALIRLAVSASSGRPTLGLVTAERVARLHGGALVFGNPSEGGAEVSLLLPAAG; encoded by the coding sequence ATGGGCTCGCTTCCCGACGATCTGGATCGCCTGCTGCACGATCTCCGTGGGCCCCTCAACGCGCTGACGATGCACCTGGAGGTCCTCAAGCGTCTGAGCCGCGGCGACGCCGGGGCCCTGCAGAGCCTGGAAGCGATCCACCAGGAGGCCAGCCGCCTGGCCACGCTGCTGCCGGCCGCTTTTTCGGTCATGGCGCTGGAGCTCCGGCCACCGGCGCGCCTGGACCTGGGCGGGCTGGTCCGGCGGGTGGTGGACGCGGGGCACCCCGGGCGGGTGAGCGTCGTCGAAGGAACCTGGCCCACGGTCCTCGGCGACGAGTTGCTCCTGGCTTCGGCCGTCAGTCATCTCATCCGCAATGCCCTGGCTGCCACGGAGGCGGCCGGCCCCGGCCGGCGGCCACCGGAGGTGAGCTTCCGGCCCGTCGGTGAGGGGCGGGTGGCGCTCGTCGTGCGGGACTGGGGCGTCGGCTTACGGACGACCAACCCGCGCGCCCTGATCCGGCTCGCCGTGTCGGCGAGCAGCGGCCGGCCAACGCTGGGGCTGGTCACGGCGGAGCGGGTCGCGCGGCTTCACGGCGGCGCCCTCGTGTTCGGCAACCCTTCCGAAGGCGGCGCCGAGGTTTCGCTTCTACTGCCCGCGGCTGGCTAG
- a CDS encoding TraR/DksA C4-type zinc finger protein, with translation MRTVKRDLERKRQALNNAIQSSMGSARDSDNSREVLKDPYGSAWLTHDGEVTAAVVDRRARELQEVNSALEDIESGRYGICRDCGETIAPARLRVMPFAIRCVGCQANREGTRRAA, from the coding sequence ATGCGAACGGTGAAACGTGACCTGGAGCGGAAACGGCAGGCGTTGAATAACGCGATCCAGTCCAGCATGGGCTCGGCGCGCGATAGCGACAACAGCCGTGAGGTCCTGAAGGATCCTTACGGAAGCGCCTGGCTGACCCACGACGGCGAGGTCACGGCGGCGGTCGTCGACCGGCGTGCCCGTGAGCTGCAGGAAGTCAACTCCGCGCTGGAAGACATCGAGTCCGGCCGCTATGGCATCTGCCGGGACTGTGGCGAGACCATCGCTCCGGCCCGGCTGCGTGTGATGCCGTTCGCGATTCGCTGCGTGGGCTGCCAGGCCAACCGGGAAGGCACCCGGCGGGCGGCCTGA
- a CDS encoding glucose 1-dehydrogenase gives MALGFTGGGREVFDLKGRVAVVTGGNGGIGLGMARGLAAAGARVVVAARDQDKSRVAVAELSRLGPAALAIPVDVSDEASVTALVRAGREQCGRIDILVNNAGTNIRKPAHELSLAEWHQVLDTNLTSAFLLARAVYPVMKTGGGKIINVGSMMSIFGASFAPAYGASKGGMVQLTKSLAAAWARDNIQVNAVLPGWIDTDLTRRARQEVPGLNDNVLRRTPAGRWGVIDDLAGVAVFLASPASDFITGAAIPVDGGYSIQG, from the coding sequence ATGGCACTCGGCTTCACTGGAGGAGGACGGGAGGTGTTCGATCTCAAGGGCAGAGTCGCGGTGGTCACCGGGGGCAACGGCGGAATCGGCCTGGGCATGGCGCGCGGTCTGGCCGCAGCCGGCGCGCGCGTCGTCGTGGCGGCGCGGGATCAGGACAAGTCGCGGGTCGCAGTGGCCGAACTGAGCCGCCTGGGCCCAGCGGCGCTGGCGATCCCGGTGGACGTCAGCGACGAGGCGTCGGTGACGGCGCTGGTGCGCGCCGGCCGCGAGCAGTGCGGGCGGATCGACATCCTGGTCAACAATGCCGGCACGAACATCCGCAAGCCGGCGCACGAGCTGAGCCTGGCCGAGTGGCATCAGGTGCTCGATACCAACCTCACGTCGGCCTTCCTGCTCGCCCGGGCCGTCTACCCCGTGATGAAGACCGGCGGCGGCAAGATCATCAACGTCGGTTCCATGATGTCGATCTTCGGCGCCTCGTTCGCGCCCGCCTACGGCGCCAGCAAGGGCGGGATGGTGCAGCTCACCAAGTCGCTGGCGGCGGCGTGGGCGCGGGACAACATCCAGGTCAACGCGGTACTGCCGGGCTGGATCGATACCGACCTCACGCGCCGGGCGCGTCAGGAGGTGCCCGGGCTGAACGACAACGTGCTGCGACGCACGCCGGCCGGACGCTGGGGGGTCATCGACGATCTCGCCGGCGTGGCCGTGTTCCTGGCCAGCCCGGCTTCCGACTTCATCACGGGGGCGGCGATCCCGGTGGATGGCGGATATTCTATTCAGGGATGA
- a CDS encoding sigma-54 dependent transcriptional regulator gives MGETVSPTRREQTRSGKVLVVDDEPAEREGLARLVGQWGYEVETASSGEEALNLVETQHPAVVLTDLVLPEMDGLTLLQKLKETGRPPIVLLVTGHGTVESAVEAMRHGAFDYLTKPVDATRLQVLLEKSIEQESLSREVNFLRHQLRQKGSFGQLVGQSKGMQEVYRWIELAATSTAPVLVFGDSGTGKELVARTIHDLSSRRNKPFVAINCAAIPETLIESELFGHERGAFTGASERRLGCFELADTGSLFLDEIAEMDNSTQAKLLRVLQEGNFRRVGGKTEIQVDVRVIAATNRVPTEAMAQGQLREDLFYRLNVFQIRLPALRERKEDIPLLVRTFIDEFNRQDNRQVRGLTPEAEKVLDRYSWPGNVRELRNVIQRAVVLGGSGLIGTEHLPDNVLRSTEPPRPPSSGSIVPIREMERELILRALQETNQDKRRAAALLGISLKTLYNKLAKYGIQAVKSARIT, from the coding sequence GTGGGGGAGACAGTGAGCCCGACGCGACGTGAGCAGACCAGAAGCGGCAAGGTTCTGGTCGTCGACGACGAGCCAGCCGAGCGTGAGGGTCTGGCCCGCCTCGTCGGCCAATGGGGGTACGAGGTCGAGACGGCGTCCTCCGGGGAAGAGGCGCTGAACCTGGTCGAGACCCAGCATCCGGCGGTCGTCCTGACCGACCTCGTCCTGCCCGAGATGGATGGGCTCACCCTGCTCCAGAAGCTCAAGGAGACCGGGCGGCCGCCGATCGTGTTGCTGGTCACGGGGCACGGCACCGTGGAGAGCGCGGTGGAAGCGATGCGCCACGGGGCGTTCGACTACCTGACGAAGCCGGTCGACGCCACCCGGCTGCAGGTGCTGCTCGAGAAGTCCATCGAGCAGGAGTCGCTGTCGCGGGAGGTGAACTTCCTGCGCCATCAGCTCCGCCAGAAGGGCAGCTTCGGGCAGCTGGTCGGGCAGTCCAAGGGCATGCAGGAGGTCTACCGCTGGATCGAGCTGGCCGCCACCAGCACGGCGCCGGTGCTGGTCTTCGGCGACAGCGGTACCGGCAAGGAGCTGGTGGCCCGAACCATCCACGACCTGTCCAGTCGCCGCAACAAGCCCTTCGTGGCGATCAACTGCGCGGCCATCCCGGAGACGTTGATCGAGAGCGAGCTGTTCGGTCACGAGCGGGGTGCCTTCACGGGCGCCAGCGAGCGGCGCCTGGGGTGCTTCGAGCTGGCCGACACGGGCAGCCTGTTCCTCGACGAGATCGCCGAGATGGACAACTCCACCCAGGCCAAGCTGCTCCGGGTCCTCCAGGAGGGCAACTTCCGGCGGGTGGGCGGGAAGACGGAGATCCAGGTCGACGTCCGGGTGATCGCGGCGACGAACCGGGTGCCTACGGAGGCCATGGCGCAGGGCCAGCTGCGGGAGGATCTCTTCTATCGCCTCAACGTCTTCCAGATCCGCTTGCCGGCGCTGCGGGAGCGCAAGGAAGACATCCCGCTGCTGGTGCGCACCTTCATCGACGAGTTCAATCGGCAGGACAACCGACAGGTGCGGGGGCTGACCCCCGAGGCCGAGAAGGTGCTGGATCGCTACAGCTGGCCGGGCAACGTCCGTGAGCTCCGCAACGTCATCCAGCGGGCCGTGGTCCTGGGCGGCAGCGGCCTCATCGGCACCGAGCATCTGCCCGACAATGTGCTCCGGAGCACGGAGCCGCCCCGGCCGCCCTCGAGCGGATCAATCGTCCCCATTCGCGAGATGGAGCGGGAGCTCATCCTGCGGGCACTGCAGGAAACCAATCAGGACAAGCGCCGGGCCGCGGCCCTGCTCGGCATCAGCCTCAAGACGCTGTACAACAAGCTGGCCAAATACGGCATCCAGGCGGTGAAGTCGGCGCGCATCACCTGA